One segment of Bacillus alkalisoli DNA contains the following:
- a CDS encoding flagellar hook-basal body complex protein, whose product MLRSMYSSIGALKNFQTKLDVIGNNIANVNTFGFKKGRTTFQEMMLQQVSGASGPAAGRGGINPIQVGLGSRLASIDSIQTQGSLQTTARPLDLALSGDGFFVVGSIADITRVNVDSATVPGDNRILGGAIDNSVSLNYTRAGNFYLDNNGYIVNSNGMYLIGETGEKRIPSQVEVNAANLALNEATLFFDVFTDFRSDSTNLQRLASNWLEAQRTFEDATKASVDSGGTDPILNAAATAAGNARDKARDEFLNVYNSTFNNPNGRIDQLNEAGVELNTSIGDFINDTGQLVYELSNPIVTRFADDPTDDINVLSRLVYHFQTMRDSVNNAFNAFENFVANAEMVKLPSWSDQLSGNPGLIQIPPTARSFSISGDGKVSFIDQFGSLKVAGQLMLAKFPNAAGLERVGENLFQQSTNSGSLDKNGDGIQLAEMFRPGANGSGTIVAGTLEMSNVDLSEEFTEMITAQRGFQANTRIITTSDEILQELVNLKR is encoded by the coding sequence ATGCTTAGATCCATGTATTCGAGTATTGGTGCTTTAAAGAACTTTCAAACGAAACTAGATGTTATTGGGAATAATATAGCGAATGTGAACACATTTGGTTTTAAAAAGGGACGGACAACTTTTCAGGAAATGATGTTGCAACAAGTATCAGGTGCAAGTGGACCTGCTGCTGGGCGTGGTGGTATAAACCCTATACAAGTTGGTCTAGGTTCAAGATTAGCATCTATCGACAGTATACAAACACAAGGCTCTTTGCAAACGACTGCTAGACCACTAGATTTAGCTTTATCAGGTGATGGGTTTTTTGTAGTTGGAAGTATTGCAGATATTACTAGGGTTAATGTAGATTCAGCCACTGTACCAGGTGATAATCGAATTTTAGGTGGAGCAATTGATAATTCTGTTTCATTGAATTATACTAGAGCAGGAAATTTCTACTTGGATAATAATGGATACATTGTAAATTCTAACGGTATGTATTTAATTGGAGAAACAGGAGAAAAACGCATTCCGTCTCAAGTAGAAGTTAATGCTGCAAATCTAGCTTTAAACGAGGCGACTCTTTTCTTTGATGTATTCACTGATTTTAGAAGTGATTCTACAAATCTACAACGTTTAGCTTCAAATTGGTTAGAAGCGCAAAGAACGTTTGAGGATGCAACGAAAGCTAGTGTAGATTCTGGTGGAACGGATCCAATATTAAATGCGGCTGCAACAGCAGCAGGAAATGCAAGAGACAAAGCTAGAGACGAATTCTTAAATGTATATAACAGCACATTTAATAATCCTAATGGAAGGATCGACCAATTAAACGAAGCAGGTGTAGAACTGAACACATCTATCGGTGACTTTATTAACGATACTGGGCAATTAGTGTATGAGTTATCCAATCCAATTGTAACTAGGTTTGCAGATGATCCAACAGACGATATTAATGTATTATCGAGACTAGTTTATCATTTCCAAACGATGAGAGATTCTGTTAATAACGCTTTTAATGCTTTTGAGAACTTTGTTGCTAATGCAGAGATGGTAAAGTTACCATCGTGGTCTGATCAGTTAAGTGGTAACCCTGGCTTAATTCAAATTCCACCTACTGCAAGAAGTTTTAGTATTTCTGGAGACGGAAAAGTTTCGTTTATCGATCAATTTGGTTCTCTTAAAGTTGCAGGACAATTAATGCTAGCAAAATTCCCTAACGCTGCAGGTTTGGAAAGGGTTGGTGAAAATTTATTTCAACAATCTACAAACTCTGGTAGCTTAGATAAAAATGGTGATGGGATTCAATTAGCTGAGATGTTTAGACCAGGTGCTAATGGATCAGGAACGATAGTCGCAGGTACGCTAGAAATGTCGAACGTAGATTTATCAGAAGAGTTTACAGAAATGATCACTGCTCAACGTGGATTCCAAGCGAATACTCGTATAATTAC
- the flgD gene encoding flagellar hook assembly protein FlgD, translating to MTKITSDLYIENRPAPEKNNNILGKDDFLRLLIAQLQNQDPLNPMEDKEFISQMANFSTLEQMTNLNKTMEKFLDNQTRQSALSMQQYLGAQIEWQELVETENGSTVNYHKDFVIAVTMIDGNSKLSLASGNEITTDQIRSVELPSDPTYTSYSLMNASGLIGKKVSIVWEDIEYNDMTVSSVGSKNGITYITFSEGPLANEKVPLDYITKISN from the coding sequence ATTTTAGGGAAAGATGATTTTTTGAGGTTATTAATTGCACAATTACAAAATCAAGACCCTTTAAACCCAATGGAAGATAAAGAGTTTATTTCTCAAATGGCTAATTTCTCTACACTAGAGCAGATGACAAATTTAAACAAAACGATGGAGAAATTTTTAGATAATCAAACGAGGCAAAGTGCTTTATCCATGCAACAGTATTTAGGAGCACAAATTGAGTGGCAAGAGTTAGTAGAAACGGAAAATGGCTCAACAGTAAATTACCATAAAGATTTTGTAATTGCAGTGACAATGATTGATGGAAATTCTAAGCTTTCTTTGGCTTCTGGTAACGAAATTACAACAGATCAAATACGTAGTGTTGAACTGCCGTCTGATCCAACTTACACTAGCTATTCATTGATGAATGCAAGTGGCCTGATAGGGAAAAAGGTGTCAATTGTATGGGAAGATATAGAATATAACGATATGACAGTCTCTTCTGTAGGATCAAAAAACGGAATAACTTATATTACTTTTTCTGAAGGACCATTAGCAAACGAAAAAGTTCCATTGGATTATATTACAAAAATTTCAAATTAA